One region of Endozoicomonas sp. Mp262 genomic DNA includes:
- the rph gene encoding ribonuclease PH, translating into MRPSRRTADQLREVTITRNYTKHAEGSVLVEFGDTKVICTASVEKNVPRFLKGSGQGWVTAEYGMLPRSTTDRMGREAARGKQGGRTLEIQRLIGRSLRAALDLKMLGENTITIDCDVIQADGGTRTASITGACVALVDAIRYMQRRKIIKTDPLLQMIASVSVGIYKGSPVLDLDYPEDSSAETDMNVVMTEEGGFIEIQGTAEGAPFSQNEMTAMLALARQGIGELVELQKKVLAE; encoded by the coding sequence ATGCGTCCTAGTCGTAGAACAGCAGACCAGCTGCGTGAAGTCACTATTACCCGGAATTACACCAAACACGCCGAAGGTTCGGTGCTGGTGGAGTTCGGCGATACCAAAGTGATTTGTACCGCGTCTGTTGAAAAAAATGTTCCCCGGTTTCTTAAAGGTTCTGGCCAGGGTTGGGTTACCGCAGAGTATGGTATGCTTCCTCGTTCCACCACAGACCGCATGGGACGTGAAGCAGCCCGAGGCAAGCAGGGAGGGCGCACGTTGGAAATTCAGCGGCTGATAGGCCGGTCCCTGCGTGCGGCATTAGATTTAAAGATGCTGGGCGAAAACACGATTACCATCGATTGTGATGTGATCCAGGCTGATGGTGGCACCCGAACTGCATCGATAACCGGCGCCTGTGTAGCACTGGTTGATGCTATCCGTTATATGCAGCGCAGAAAAATTATTAAAACCGACCCCTTATTGCAGATGATTGCTTCTGTTTCTGTGGGCATCTACAAGGGAAGTCCGGTTCTTGACCTGGACTATCCTGAAGACTCCTCCGCTGAAACGGATATGAATGTTGTGATGACAGAAGAGGGGGGCTTTATTGAGATTCAGGGCACTGCGGAAGGTGCTCCGTTTAGCCAGAATGAAATGACAGCTATGCTGGCCCTGGCGCGTCAGGGTATTGGGGAGCTTGTGGAGCTTCAGAAGAAGGTGCTGGCGGAATAA
- a CDS encoding exodeoxyribonuclease III encodes MRVISFNCEGINNAREKGLFDWLMEQDADVVCLQDIREDEYAMQEDKYLLDGYFCYAFEGYNRKDKGGVAIYTRQAPKAIISGLGYPEADETGRFLQADFDKISIANIYVPEGHDEDSQNFKYRFLDGYSHTLNKQRRKRREFIMSGTWNIAHRKIDVANWREAEEISGFQLAERNWMEGLLGDMGYFDAYREVDRESGKYTWWQDEHLRHDNLGMRIDYQIITSGMRHRVLNGGIYKSQIFSSHAPVIIDYDWELSI; translated from the coding sequence ATGAGAGTAATAAGTTTCAATTGCGAAGGCATTAATAACGCAAGAGAAAAAGGCTTGTTCGACTGGCTTATGGAACAAGATGCCGATGTCGTATGCCTTCAGGATATACGTGAAGATGAATATGCCATGCAGGAGGATAAATACCTTCTGGATGGTTATTTCTGCTATGCCTTTGAAGGGTATAACAGAAAAGATAAAGGTGGCGTTGCCATTTATACACGACAAGCGCCAAAAGCAATAATTAGCGGCTTAGGGTATCCGGAAGCCGATGAAACAGGACGCTTTTTACAAGCTGATTTCGATAAAATAAGTATCGCCAACATCTATGTACCAGAGGGTCATGATGAAGACAGTCAAAACTTCAAGTATCGTTTTTTAGATGGCTACTCTCATACCCTCAACAAGCAGCGTCGTAAAAGACGTGAGTTCATCATGAGCGGTACCTGGAATATTGCCCACCGGAAAATTGATGTGGCTAACTGGAGAGAAGCAGAAGAAATCTCCGGCTTCCAGCTGGCTGAAAGAAACTGGATGGAAGGCTTGCTTGGGGATATGGGCTATTTTGATGCTTATCGTGAAGTAGACCGTGAATCCGGGAAGTACACCTGGTGGCAAGACGAACACCTGAGACACGATAACCTGGGTATGCGTATTGATTACCAAATCATCACCTCCGGTATGCGTCACAGGGTGCTGAATGGTGGCATATACAAGTCACAGATTTTCTCATCCCATGCTCCGGTGATCATTGACTACGACTGGGAACTGAGCATTTAA
- the dut gene encoding dUTP diphosphatase, which translates to MKKLKTRILDSRLGTEFPLPTHATSGSAGIDLRACIDAPLSLEPGQTELLPTGMAIHIEDPSLAAMILPRSGLGHKHGIVLGNLVGLIDSDYQGQLMVSCWNRGHSTFTINPGERIAQLVLVPVVQAELDIVDTFDESQRGAGGFGHSGRH; encoded by the coding sequence ATGAAAAAGTTAAAAACCCGTATTCTGGATAGTCGACTGGGTACTGAGTTTCCACTGCCTACTCATGCTACATCAGGCTCTGCCGGCATTGATCTTCGAGCCTGCATAGACGCTCCCCTGTCACTGGAGCCAGGCCAGACCGAACTGCTTCCCACCGGCATGGCGATTCATATTGAAGACCCCTCCCTGGCTGCCATGATTCTGCCCCGTTCGGGTCTTGGCCATAAACACGGGATTGTGCTGGGCAACCTGGTTGGCCTGATAGATTCTGACTATCAGGGTCAGCTGATGGTTTCCTGCTGGAACCGGGGGCATAGCACCTTCACCATTAACCCGGGAGAGCGAATTGCCCAGCTGGTTCTGGTTCCTGTGGTGCAGGCAGAACTGGATATTGTTGATACCTTTGATGAAAGCCAGCGGGGAGCGGGTGGCTTTGGGCACTCAGGCAGGCATTAA
- the radC gene encoding DNA repair protein RadC has protein sequence MQKNNTPAPWDGQELPRERLLKYGPGALSDIELIAILLRTGYQGMPVLELSSSLLEQFGGLDALLNADHRQLRSVKGLGQAKIAQLAAILEMCRRVLKRRVDRSNAITSPDRVRHYLQLHFQGLEREVFACLFLDTRHRVLSLETLFQGTIDSAAVYPREIVKRALELNASAVILAHNHPSGDPEPSQADIRITQTIIDALGLVDIRVLDHMIIGAGDTVSLVERGII, from the coding sequence ATGCAAAAAAATAACACGCCTGCCCCGTGGGATGGACAGGAATTACCCCGGGAACGATTGCTGAAGTATGGTCCCGGGGCATTATCAGACATAGAGCTTATTGCCATATTGTTAAGAACAGGCTATCAGGGAATGCCTGTTCTGGAGCTGTCATCCTCTCTGTTGGAACAGTTTGGCGGTTTGGATGCCCTGCTCAATGCCGATCACCGGCAGCTTCGTTCTGTAAAGGGATTGGGGCAGGCAAAAATTGCGCAACTGGCCGCTATTCTGGAAATGTGTCGTCGGGTTCTGAAACGACGGGTTGACCGTTCCAATGCCATAACCAGTCCTGACAGGGTACGCCACTATCTTCAGCTTCATTTTCAGGGGCTGGAGCGAGAGGTATTTGCCTGCCTGTTTCTGGATACCCGGCACCGGGTATTGTCTTTGGAAACCCTGTTTCAGGGAACCATTGACAGTGCGGCGGTCTATCCCCGGGAAATTGTAAAAAGGGCTCTGGAGCTCAATGCCAGTGCGGTTATTCTGGCCCATAACCATCCTTCCGGTGATCCGGAACCCAGCCAGGCAGATATCCGCATCACCCAAACCATTATTGATGCCCTTGGCCTGGTGGATATCCGGGTGCTGGATCATATGATTATTGGAGCCGGAGATACCGTTTCCCTGGTTGAAAGGGGGATTATTTAG
- the gmk gene encoding guanylate kinase → MHKGKLYIIAAPSGAGKTSLVKAMVESTPHVKVSVSHTTRPIRPGEQDGVNYHFTTVENFKELLGQGLFLEHAEVFGNFYGTSKTWVREQLERGEDVILEIDWQGAQQVRRLMPEAVSIFILPPSREALHERLVGRGQDPEEVIEGRMAQAVNEMSHYNEFEYIVINDEFDLALRDLQTIIRSRRLSLGWIQHYKEDLIQSLIN, encoded by the coding sequence ATGCACAAAGGCAAGCTTTATATTATCGCAGCACCTTCCGGTGCCGGAAAAACCAGCCTGGTTAAGGCGATGGTGGAGTCGACTCCCCATGTAAAAGTGTCCGTTTCCCATACCACCCGCCCCATCCGCCCGGGCGAGCAAGACGGGGTTAACTATCACTTCACCACTGTAGAGAACTTCAAGGAGCTGCTGGGACAAGGCCTGTTTCTCGAGCATGCTGAGGTTTTTGGCAATTTCTATGGCACCTCCAAGACCTGGGTTCGGGAACAGCTTGAACGGGGTGAAGACGTTATTCTGGAAATCGACTGGCAGGGTGCCCAGCAGGTCAGACGCTTGATGCCAGAAGCAGTGAGCATCTTTATTCTTCCTCCTTCCAGAGAAGCACTGCACGAACGGCTGGTTGGTCGTGGCCAGGATCCCGAGGAAGTGATAGAGGGGCGTATGGCCCAGGCCGTCAATGAAATGTCACATTATAATGAATTCGAATATATTGTGATTAATGATGAATTTGATCTGGCTCTGAGAGATCTTCAGACTATTATCAGAAGCCGCCGGTTGTCCCTCGGCTGGATTCAGCACTATAAGGAAGACTTGATACAATCTCTTATTAATTGA
- a CDS encoding YicC family protein produces the protein MTSSMTAFARVHIQEDWGGLVWEIRSVNHRYLEPYFRLPELIRDIEPSIRETLRNKLKRGKVECSLKLQLSESEQSLSINRPVLEKVKKALTEIEAEISNCQGVNPMDILQWPGMQVTEENNLIPVRTAAQKGFQEAINQLSDMRKSEGAELSQFILTRLENITEEVATLRAALPEILNGQRQRLLNRLEEVKQELDSDRLEQEMVILAQKLDVEEELDRLGAHISEVQRTLTKKGAIGRRLDFLMQELNREANTLSSKSIDAGLTQAAVNIKVLIEQMREQVQNIE, from the coding sequence ATGACTTCCAGCATGACCGCATTCGCCCGAGTCCATATCCAGGAGGATTGGGGTGGCCTGGTATGGGAAATTCGCTCAGTCAACCACCGTTATCTTGAGCCTTATTTCAGACTGCCAGAACTAATCCGCGATATAGAGCCATCGATAAGGGAAACCCTGAGAAACAAGCTGAAACGTGGAAAGGTTGAGTGCAGTCTGAAGCTACAGCTTTCTGAATCAGAACAGTCCTTAAGCATCAATCGCCCTGTGCTCGAAAAGGTCAAAAAGGCACTGACTGAAATCGAAGCAGAAATATCAAACTGCCAGGGTGTTAATCCGATGGATATTCTTCAGTGGCCCGGCATGCAGGTCACTGAAGAAAATAACCTCATACCCGTTCGCACGGCAGCGCAAAAAGGCTTTCAAGAAGCCATCAACCAGCTTTCTGATATGCGGAAAAGTGAAGGGGCTGAACTCTCACAGTTTATCCTCACGCGTCTGGAAAACATTACAGAAGAGGTTGCCACCCTCAGGGCGGCTCTGCCAGAAATCCTCAATGGCCAAAGGCAGCGCCTGCTTAATCGCCTTGAAGAGGTAAAACAGGAGCTGGATTCAGACCGTCTGGAACAGGAGATGGTGATACTGGCGCAAAAGCTCGACGTTGAAGAGGAGCTTGACCGGCTGGGTGCCCACATTTCCGAGGTGCAGAGAACCTTAACCAAAAAAGGTGCAATAGGGCGGCGTCTGGATTTCCTGATGCAGGAACTGAACCGTGAGGCCAATACCCTTTCATCCAAATCTATAGATGCCGGACTCACTCAGGCGGCTGTCAATATTAAAGTATTGATAGAGCAGATGAGAGAACAGGTTCAAAATATTGAATAA
- the slmA gene encoding nucleoid occlusion factor SlmA, which produces MDKAQKLSRKVHILQALAHMLETSPGERITTSALAKEVGVSEAALYRHFPSKAKMFEGLIEFIEETLFSRISLILTDDDQALIRCEKILLLLLGFCEMNPGLTRLLTGDALAGETVRLRQRITQLFERLETQIKQILREAEYKEGLRTQMTISTTTNLILACGEGRIGQYVRSEFKRLPTAHWSEQWQSLSTVIFR; this is translated from the coding sequence ATGGATAAAGCGCAGAAACTTTCCAGAAAGGTACACATACTCCAGGCTTTGGCTCACATGCTGGAAACCTCTCCAGGCGAGCGAATCACTACCTCCGCGCTGGCAAAGGAAGTAGGTGTTTCAGAAGCTGCCCTGTATCGTCACTTTCCCAGCAAGGCAAAGATGTTCGAAGGGTTGATTGAGTTTATTGAAGAAACCCTTTTTTCACGTATTAGCCTCATCTTGACCGATGATGACCAAGCACTCATCCGGTGCGAAAAAATACTGTTATTGTTGCTTGGCTTTTGTGAAATGAATCCCGGATTAACCCGGCTTCTGACCGGTGATGCGCTGGCAGGAGAAACCGTTCGCTTAAGACAACGTATTACCCAACTCTTTGAGCGCCTGGAAACTCAAATCAAACAAATATTGAGAGAGGCTGAGTACAAGGAGGGCCTGCGTACTCAAATGACCATCAGTACAACCACAAACCTGATACTCGCCTGCGGGGAAGGACGTATAGGCCAGTATGTACGCAGTGAATTTAAACGACTCCCCACTGCCCACTGGTCTGAGCAGTGGCAGTCGTTATCAACGGTTATCTTTCGCTAG
- the argB gene encoding acetylglutamate kinase, whose protein sequence is MDNDSLPAEGIATVLTQALPYLQHFAGKTVVIKYGGNAMENDGLKSSFARDIVMLKAVGINPVVVHGGGPQIGAMLKRLDISSRFIQGMRVTDQKAMSVVEMVLGGLVNKEVVTLINSHGGNAVGITGKDASFIVAEPLLVPHQAPTMQTPEMIDLGHVGQVRHINREIIDLLQNSGFIPVVAPIGTDDKGTSYNINADLVAGKLAETLQAEKLLLLTNTPGILNRDKELFNHLNLTQIESLIADGTIQGGMIPKVNCATQAIDQGVNTVHIMDGRIPHVLLLELLTDQKVGTLIRSA, encoded by the coding sequence ATGGACAATGATTCCCTGCCTGCTGAAGGTATCGCCACTGTTCTTACGCAAGCACTGCCTTATCTTCAGCACTTTGCCGGTAAGACTGTTGTCATCAAATATGGCGGCAATGCCATGGAGAATGATGGACTCAAAAGCAGTTTTGCCCGGGATATAGTGATGCTAAAAGCCGTGGGCATAAACCCTGTTGTTGTACATGGAGGAGGCCCGCAAATCGGTGCAATGCTCAAACGTCTGGATATTAGCAGCCGGTTTATACAAGGCATGCGAGTGACGGATCAAAAGGCCATGAGTGTTGTTGAAATGGTTCTTGGTGGACTGGTCAACAAAGAGGTGGTCACATTGATAAATAGTCATGGTGGCAACGCTGTGGGGATCACAGGAAAAGATGCATCCTTTATTGTGGCTGAACCGCTTCTGGTACCCCACCAAGCACCGACCATGCAAACGCCGGAAATGATTGACCTTGGCCATGTGGGGCAAGTTCGTCACATCAACAGGGAAATTATTGACCTGTTACAAAATTCAGGTTTTATACCTGTGGTTGCCCCTATTGGCACTGATGATAAAGGAACATCCTATAACATCAATGCTGACCTTGTGGCTGGCAAGCTGGCAGAAACCCTTCAGGCTGAAAAACTGCTGTTATTAACCAATACACCGGGTATCCTGAACCGGGACAAAGAGCTGTTCAACCACCTGAATCTGACACAAATTGAGTCATTGATTGCAGATGGTACAATACAAGGTGGCATGATCCCCAAGGTAAATTGCGCTACACAAGCCATTGACCAGGGTGTTAACACCGTCCATATCATGGATGGGCGAATTCCCCACGTATTACTTCTGGAGTTACTCACTGACCAGAAGGTTGGCACCTTGATCAGGAGTGCATGA
- the pyrE gene encoding orotate phosphoribosyltransferase produces the protein MLSYQKEFLDFALQQEVIRFGDFTLKSGRQSPYFFNAGLFNTGEAMNKLGQFYASALMASGVDFDILFGPAYKGIPLATATAIALSEHHGCNIPWCFNRKEVKDHGEGGNIVGASLKGKAIIVDDVITAGTAVREVMEIIKGSEATPAAVMIALDRQERGKGELSAIQEVERDFGIPVISIVTLEHLLEYAESNDSIKSHAASIKAYRERYGI, from the coding sequence ATGTTGAGTTATCAGAAAGAGTTCCTGGACTTTGCCCTTCAACAGGAAGTGATTCGATTTGGTGATTTCACGCTAAAATCGGGACGACAGTCTCCTTATTTTTTTAATGCCGGGTTGTTTAATACGGGCGAAGCCATGAACAAGCTGGGGCAGTTCTATGCCAGTGCCCTTATGGCTTCAGGGGTCGACTTTGATATTTTGTTCGGGCCTGCCTATAAGGGAATTCCCCTGGCAACAGCCACCGCCATTGCTTTATCAGAGCATCATGGTTGCAATATTCCCTGGTGTTTTAACCGAAAAGAAGTCAAGGATCATGGGGAAGGGGGCAATATTGTCGGCGCTTCTCTCAAAGGAAAAGCCATTATTGTGGATGATGTTATTACCGCAGGGACTGCCGTTCGGGAGGTGATGGAGATCATCAAGGGTTCAGAAGCAACACCGGCAGCCGTTATGATTGCCCTTGACAGGCAAGAAAGGGGAAAGGGAGAACTCTCTGCCATTCAAGAGGTTGAGCGTGACTTTGGTATTCCGGTAATAAGCATTGTTACTCTGGAACACCTGTTGGAGTACGCCGAAAGCAATGACTCAATTAAGAGTCATGCGGCGTCTATTAAAGCGTACAGGGAACGGTATGGGATCTAG
- the rpoZ gene encoding DNA-directed RNA polymerase subunit omega: MARVTVEDCLDHVDNRFELVMVASKRARQLTIGGKDPKLAWENDKPTVMALREIADGLVTAKTIEESNLEDDEAAMFLTGVEG, from the coding sequence ATGGCTCGCGTAACTGTTGAAGATTGCCTCGATCACGTAGATAACCGTTTTGAACTGGTAATGGTCGCTTCCAAGCGTGCGCGCCAGCTCACCATTGGCGGCAAGGACCCAAAGCTGGCCTGGGAAAATGACAAGCCCACCGTTATGGCGCTCCGTGAAATTGCCGACGGCCTGGTCACAGCCAAGACCATTGAAGAAAGCAACCTCGAAGATGATGAAGCAGCTATGTTTCTGACCGGAGTTGAAGGATAA
- the coaBC gene encoding bifunctional phosphopantothenoylcysteine decarboxylase/phosphopantothenate--cysteine ligase CoaBC has product MQRLRNKRVVLGVTGGIAAYKSAELIRHLTKLGAEVQVVMTSAACEFITPLTLQALSHNPVHLDLLDTKAEAAMGHIELARWADLVLVAPATADFMARLAGGLANDLLTTLCLATSAPLCLAPAMNQGMWRDSKTQQNCQELLERNIRLFGPSDGSQACGDIGPGRMLEPELIVEQAADVFESDILTGINLMITAGPTREEIDPVRYISNYSSGKMGYALAEAAVEAGATVTLVSGPVTIPAPDRVSVIDVTSAREMHQAVHGNMNGQDIFIGCAAVSDYRPEEILREKIKKDPDNASETLDIRLVRNPDIIASVSALEQPPFVVGFAAETQNVLNYAADKLNRKQLDLIVANDVSDREIGFSSDNNEVAILGKDLEETLPRASKKVLARKLLKIIGRSYHTWKTEQESA; this is encoded by the coding sequence ATGCAACGTTTACGAAACAAACGAGTCGTACTGGGTGTAACCGGAGGCATTGCTGCCTACAAAAGTGCCGAGTTGATTCGACATCTGACTAAACTGGGTGCTGAAGTACAGGTCGTAATGACCTCAGCGGCCTGCGAATTTATCACTCCTTTGACCTTGCAGGCACTTTCCCATAACCCTGTTCACCTGGATCTTCTGGATACCAAAGCAGAAGCAGCCATGGGTCATATTGAGCTGGCACGCTGGGCAGACCTGGTGCTGGTGGCACCGGCAACCGCTGACTTTATGGCCCGGTTGGCAGGGGGGCTCGCCAATGATCTATTAACCACACTGTGCCTGGCTACCAGTGCGCCTCTGTGTCTGGCACCTGCCATGAACCAGGGAATGTGGCGGGACAGCAAAACCCAGCAAAACTGCCAGGAGCTGCTGGAACGAAATATCCGGCTATTTGGCCCTTCAGATGGCAGTCAGGCCTGTGGTGATATAGGCCCTGGACGGATGCTGGAGCCGGAACTCATCGTAGAACAGGCGGCAGATGTCTTTGAAAGCGATATCCTCACCGGTATCAATCTCATGATTACCGCCGGCCCCACCCGGGAAGAAATTGACCCGGTACGCTATATCTCAAACTACAGCTCCGGAAAAATGGGCTATGCCCTGGCAGAGGCTGCCGTTGAGGCAGGAGCAACAGTGACACTGGTTAGCGGCCCGGTCACTATTCCTGCTCCTGACCGGGTCAGCGTTATAGACGTTACCAGCGCACGGGAAATGCATCAAGCGGTTCATGGCAATATGAATGGGCAGGATATTTTTATTGGCTGTGCGGCCGTTTCCGACTACCGTCCGGAAGAGATACTCAGGGAGAAAATCAAAAAAGATCCCGATAATGCCAGTGAAACCCTGGATATAAGACTGGTGAGAAATCCGGATATTATTGCCTCCGTTAGCGCCTTGGAACAGCCGCCTTTTGTGGTAGGCTTTGCCGCTGAAACCCAAAATGTGCTGAACTATGCTGCAGACAAGCTAAACCGCAAACAGCTCGACCTGATCGTTGCCAATGATGTCTCTGACCGGGAGATTGGCTTTAGCAGTGATAATAACGAAGTGGCTATCCTGGGCAAAGACCTCGAAGAAACCTTGCCAAGGGCCTCCAAAAAAGTGCTGGCACGAAAGCTGTTAAAAATTATCGGGCGCAGCTATCACACATGGAAAACAGAACAGGAAAGTGCATGA
- a CDS encoding aminopeptidase P family protein has product MVRISERLAALRAAMKEHQIDAWIVPSSDPHQSEYVAEHWTGRAWASGFSGSAGTLVVLGEQAGLWTDGRYFIQAEQELQGTGVQLMREGNAGVPTMGEWLQAQLESGSTIGFDGKTMSLAAVRRLEKSFGNRSFVINSDRDLLEGIWTDRPSLPAEKVFLHEDHYAGRTREQKFEQVRKAMAAKGADHLLISSLDDIAWLFNLRGSDIECNPVFLAYTIFSKDQVQLYINDARIEPVALQALKASNVVMRSYDAIAADLGKLAGGSTIQLDPATTSRWLIESLPESVQIIEGASPSNLMKAVKNEVEIASMKHCHRRDGVAIVRFMRWLEGAIPTRAEDEVSLDEKLEGFRAESPEFKGPSFPTIAGYGPNGAICHYRAEKATCLTVEPRGLLLVDSGGQYPDGTTDITRTFACGDMTDEEKRDYTLVLKSHINLAKARFKKGARGIQLDMMTRMPLWELGMDFNHGTGHGVGYFLNVHEGPQSVSPRCLDVPLKPGMLITNEPGMYRAGKHGIRIENIMLVTEDMENEFGQFYKLEPLTLAPIDTKPLVMDLLTGEEVEWLNQYHAKVLKELSGVLDGDDLVWLKEATQAI; this is encoded by the coding sequence ATGGTCAGGATATCTGAAAGACTGGCGGCTCTGCGTGCCGCTATGAAAGAGCATCAAATAGACGCCTGGATTGTCCCCAGCTCCGATCCCCATCAGAGTGAGTATGTTGCTGAACACTGGACAGGCCGGGCATGGGCCTCTGGCTTTAGCGGTTCTGCAGGAACTCTGGTGGTTCTGGGCGAGCAGGCCGGTCTCTGGACCGACGGTCGCTATTTTATTCAGGCCGAGCAAGAGTTGCAGGGTACAGGTGTCCAGTTGATGCGTGAAGGTAACGCTGGTGTACCCACCATGGGTGAATGGCTGCAGGCACAACTGGAGTCTGGCAGCACTATAGGCTTCGATGGTAAAACCATGAGCCTGGCAGCGGTACGCCGACTTGAGAAAAGCTTTGGTAATCGGTCTTTTGTCATTAACAGTGACCGGGACCTTTTGGAGGGTATCTGGACTGATCGCCCATCCCTGCCTGCCGAGAAAGTATTCCTTCATGAGGATCACTATGCCGGCAGAACCCGGGAGCAGAAGTTTGAGCAGGTTCGTAAGGCAATGGCGGCCAAGGGGGCTGATCACCTCCTGATCAGTAGCCTGGACGATATTGCCTGGCTGTTTAACCTGCGGGGTTCTGATATCGAGTGTAATCCGGTATTCCTTGCCTATACCATTTTCTCAAAGGATCAGGTTCAGCTGTATATCAATGATGCCAGAATTGAACCTGTGGCATTACAGGCACTGAAAGCATCCAATGTTGTAATGCGTAGCTATGATGCTATTGCCGCAGACCTAGGTAAACTGGCTGGTGGCAGTACTATCCAGCTGGATCCGGCAACCACCAGTCGCTGGTTAATTGAATCTTTGCCTGAATCTGTTCAGATTATTGAAGGCGCTTCCCCTTCCAACCTCATGAAGGCGGTAAAGAACGAAGTGGAAATTGCGTCCATGAAGCACTGCCATCGCAGGGACGGAGTTGCCATTGTCCGCTTTATGCGTTGGCTTGAGGGTGCGATTCCGACTCGTGCTGAGGATGAGGTGAGTCTGGACGAAAAACTGGAAGGTTTTCGTGCGGAGTCTCCAGAGTTTAAGGGACCCAGTTTCCCAACCATTGCAGGTTATGGTCCGAACGGGGCTATTTGCCACTACCGGGCTGAAAAAGCCACCTGCCTGACTGTTGAGCCACGAGGATTGTTATTGGTTGACTCCGGCGGACAGTATCCTGATGGTACCACTGATATCACCCGTACCTTTGCCTGTGGTGATATGACGGATGAAGAAAAACGGGATTACACTCTGGTATTGAAAAGCCATATCAATCTTGCCAAGGCTCGCTTCAAAAAAGGTGCCCGGGGGATACAGCTGGATATGATGACCCGCATGCCACTGTGGGAACTGGGTATGGACTTTAACCACGGCACGGGTCACGGTGTGGGCTATTTCCTGAATGTGCATGAAGGGCCCCAGAGTGTCAGCCCTCGCTGTCTGGACGTTCCTTTGAAGCCGGGTATGCTGATTACCAATGAGCCAGGCATGTATCGAGCCGGTAAGCACGGGATCCGTATCGAGAATATCATGCTGGTGACCGAGGATATGGAAAATGAATTTGGCCAGTTCTACAAGCTGGAACCATTGACTCTGGCACCCATTGATACCAAGCCTCTGGTGATGGATCTGCTAACCGGTGAAGAGGTTGAGTGGCTTAATCAATATCATGCCAAAGTACTGAAGGAGCTTTCCGGCGTGCTGGATGGTGATGATTTAGTCTGGTTGAAAGAAGCGACTCAGGCGATTTAA